In Rhizobium sp. BT04, the following proteins share a genomic window:
- a CDS encoding TetR/AcrR family transcriptional regulator, giving the protein MSRTTSAKKSETSNEISVVVSEDRIPPRERIVSTASELFRERGIRGIGVDAIADAALTNKMTLYRHFGSKDELVCETLRRASERAGAIWRDLETAYPGNPRAQLYAWVETRAQCLNGEPAGCDLANAAIELKGEGHPAHEMIERHKAEQRDRLAALCSAAGAREPQLLADTLTLLLEGARVTRQAMGAASCCGHFAKACNAAIASFA; this is encoded by the coding sequence ATGTCAAGGACTACGTCCGCAAAAAAATCAGAAACTTCGAATGAAATCTCCGTAGTCGTTTCCGAAGATCGCATCCCGCCCAGGGAGCGTATTGTTTCGACCGCATCGGAGCTTTTCCGCGAGCGCGGCATCCGCGGCATCGGCGTCGATGCCATCGCCGACGCGGCTCTGACCAACAAGATGACGCTCTACCGGCATTTTGGCTCGAAGGACGAGCTGGTCTGCGAGACGCTGCGCCGCGCTTCCGAAAGGGCCGGTGCCATCTGGCGCGATCTGGAGACGGCCTATCCCGGCAATCCGCGCGCCCAGCTTTACGCCTGGGTGGAGACGCGGGCGCAATGTCTGAACGGCGAGCCCGCCGGCTGCGATCTCGCCAATGCCGCCATCGAGCTGAAGGGTGAGGGCCATCCCGCCCACGAAATGATCGAGCGGCACAAGGCCGAACAGCGTGATCGCCTGGCCGCGCTCTGTTCGGCGGCCGGCGCGCGCGAACCCCAGCTTCTCGCCGATACGTTGACGCTGTTGCTCGAAGGTGCGCGCGTCACCCGCCAGGCCATGGGCGCTGCCAGCTGCTGCGGCCATTTCGCTAAGGCCTGCAACGCCGCGATCGCCTCTTTCGCCTGA
- a CDS encoding DUF1810 domain-containing protein: MAGDIDYNLDRFVDAQNGVYEKALSELKAGRKTSHWIWFIFPQIAGLGTSPMAEKYAIRSAEEAAAYLADPILSSRLLRCVEAILSVHGRSAHEILGSPDDLKLCSSMTLFAAISDHGSPFHRVIEHFYQGKFDERTMEILGAD, encoded by the coding sequence ATGGCCGGTGATATCGATTACAATCTCGACCGCTTTGTCGATGCCCAGAACGGCGTCTACGAAAAGGCGCTTTCCGAGCTGAAAGCCGGGCGCAAGACCTCCCACTGGATTTGGTTCATCTTCCCGCAGATTGCCGGTCTCGGCACGTCGCCGATGGCCGAAAAATATGCGATCCGCTCGGCCGAAGAAGCCGCTGCCTATCTCGCCGATCCCATTCTCTCTAGCCGGCTGCTGCGCTGCGTCGAGGCGATCCTATCGGTCCACGGCCGTTCCGCGCATGAGATCCTGGGCTCGCCCGACGACCTCAAGCTGTGCTCGTCCATGACCTTGTTTGCGGCGATCAGCGATCATGGCTCACCCTTCCACCGGGTGATCGAACATTTCTATCAGGGAAAATTCGACGAGCGGACGATGGAGATCCTTGGAGCGGATTAG
- a CDS encoding amidase, translating into MSKSFGAMSVAQLSVLIQGGAADPVGVAEAVFESIANHADKAVFTTLLESRAMEEARAASKRLREGRSLGLLDGIPIAWKDLFDIEGLATTAGSVVLAKDMLAKRDAAVVGLLRQAGMVAVGRTNMSEFAFSGLGINPHYGTPVNPRGTDLPRIPGGSSSGAGVAVAAGLVPVAMGTDTGGSVRIPAAFNGIVGYKATHGRYAMAGVYPLAKSLDSLGPLCRNVRDAVWIDAAMRGLTAPAVIVRPLQGLELLVPENVVFDGAEPGVVAAFEAALDRLHKAGAQVSRAVIPAFDEIFDLMTSYGPLVTAEAFALHHERLAGPDADRMDHRVVMRTRLGAKTTLADYLRILEARGRLIADVERLVGDRLIAFPTVAHVAPPIGPLEQDDELFFATNNKTLRNTALGNFLDWCGVSIPCGTGVSGMPVGLLLSATARRDEALLGTALAAEPVIRGDFA; encoded by the coding sequence ATGAGCAAATCCTTCGGCGCGATGTCGGTCGCCCAGCTTTCCGTCCTCATTCAAGGCGGCGCCGCCGATCCGGTCGGCGTGGCCGAGGCGGTCTTCGAATCCATCGCGAACCATGCCGACAAGGCCGTCTTCACCACACTGCTGGAAAGCCGGGCGATGGAGGAGGCGCGTGCCGCCTCGAAGCGTTTGCGGGAAGGGCGCTCGCTCGGATTGCTGGATGGTATTCCCATTGCCTGGAAGGATCTTTTCGATATCGAAGGTCTGGCGACGACGGCGGGTTCCGTCGTGTTGGCCAAGGACATGCTGGCCAAGCGCGATGCGGCCGTCGTCGGTCTCCTCCGGCAGGCGGGCATGGTCGCTGTTGGCCGCACCAATATGAGCGAATTCGCCTTTTCCGGTCTCGGCATCAATCCGCATTACGGCACGCCGGTCAATCCGCGCGGCACCGATCTCCCGCGTATTCCTGGGGGTTCGTCTTCCGGTGCCGGTGTTGCCGTTGCAGCCGGGCTGGTGCCGGTCGCGATGGGCACGGATACCGGCGGCTCGGTGCGCATTCCCGCCGCCTTCAACGGTATCGTCGGCTACAAGGCGACGCATGGCCGTTACGCGATGGCAGGCGTCTATCCGCTGGCAAAGAGCCTGGATTCGCTGGGGCCGCTCTGCCGCAACGTCAGGGACGCGGTCTGGATCGATGCGGCGATGCGCGGATTGACGGCGCCCGCGGTCATTGTACGCCCCTTGCAAGGGCTGGAACTCCTCGTGCCTGAAAACGTCGTCTTCGACGGCGCCGAACCCGGCGTCGTCGCCGCGTTCGAGGCAGCTTTGGACCGTCTTCACAAAGCCGGCGCCCAGGTTTCTCGTGCCGTCATTCCGGCCTTCGACGAGATTTTCGATCTGATGACGAGCTATGGTCCGCTGGTGACGGCGGAGGCTTTCGCGCTTCACCATGAACGCTTGGCTGGACCGGACGCGGACAGGATGGACCACCGGGTGGTCATGCGCACCCGCCTGGGCGCCAAGACGACGTTGGCCGACTATCTCAGAATCCTTGAGGCGCGCGGTCGGCTGATCGCCGATGTCGAGCGTCTCGTCGGCGACCGGCTGATCGCTTTTCCCACGGTCGCTCATGTCGCTCCGCCGATCGGGCCGCTGGAGCAGGACGACGAGCTGTTTTTCGCGACGAATAACAAGACGTTGCGCAATACCGCGCTCGGCAATTTCCTCGACTGGTGCGGTGTTTCCATTCCCTGCGGCACCGGCGTATCGGGCATGCCGGTCGGGCTCTTGCTTTCGGCGACCGCCCGTCGCGACGAGGCGCTGCTCGGGACGGCCCTGGCCGCCGAGCCGGTCATTCGCGGCGATTTCGCCTGA
- a CDS encoding sugar phosphate isomerase/epimerase, with amino-acid sequence MQILQNGRFAVSTWSLHRLLGAVYAYSPDPDKSAAPKEPYGPGAAALIDVPAALAARGIHRLEICSFHLPSLDAAYLHELSDAMAASNVLFQTLLVEDGDPSHAGTAERDVRWMAEWIDIAATLGAERMRVIAGKQSPTEENLTRAAGHLGWLGEQAEGSGVRAVVENWFDLLPSPVEMNWLLDRLDGKVGLNGDLGNWAAPEKYEGLADIMRRAEICHAKADYGVAGLDADDYRQCLEMCERAGYGGPFTLIYDSPFFPDEWDGILLQKAFIEEFLGEAPARRTA; translated from the coding sequence GTGCAGATCTTGCAAAACGGACGTTTCGCGGTTTCGACATGGTCGCTGCATCGGCTGCTCGGCGCCGTTTATGCCTATAGCCCCGATCCCGACAAAAGTGCTGCGCCGAAAGAGCCCTACGGCCCCGGTGCTGCGGCGCTGATCGACGTGCCGGCGGCGCTCGCAGCGCGCGGCATCCACCGGCTGGAGATCTGTTCGTTCCATCTGCCGAGCCTGGATGCGGCCTACCTCCATGAACTCAGCGATGCGATGGCGGCCTCGAACGTGCTGTTCCAGACGCTGCTCGTCGAGGACGGCGATCCGAGCCATGCCGGGACCGCCGAACGCGACGTCAGATGGATGGCGGAGTGGATCGATATCGCCGCTACCCTCGGGGCAGAGAGAATGCGTGTCATTGCCGGCAAGCAGAGCCCGACCGAGGAAAACCTTACCCGCGCCGCCGGTCACCTCGGCTGGCTGGGCGAACAAGCGGAAGGCAGTGGTGTGCGCGCCGTCGTCGAGAACTGGTTCGACCTCTTGCCGTCGCCCGTCGAGATGAACTGGCTGCTCGACCGGCTGGACGGCAAGGTCGGCCTCAACGGCGACCTCGGCAACTGGGCAGCGCCGGAAAAATACGAGGGTCTCGCCGACATCATGCGGCGGGCGGAAATCTGCCACGCCAAAGCCGATTACGGCGTCGCCGGCCTCGATGCCGATGATTACCGCCAGTGCCTGGAGATGTGCGAGAGGGCCGGTTATGGCGGCCCCTTCACGCTGATCTACGACTCACCCTTCTTCCCCGACGAGTGGGACGGCATCCTGCTGCAAAAGGCCTTCATCGAGGAATTCCTGGGCGAGGCGCCGGCCCGCAGGACCGCTTGA
- the betC gene encoding choline-sulfatase yields the protein MARPNILILMVDQLNGTFFPDGPADFLHAPHLKFLAERSVRFANTYTASPLCAPARASFMSGQLPSRTRVYDNAAEFASDIPTYAHHLRAAGYQTALSGKMHFVGPDQLHGFEERLTTDIYPADFGWTPDYTKPGERIDWWYHNLGSVTGAGVAEITNQMEYDDEVAYHATRKLFDLSRGHDERPWCLTVSFTHPHDPYVARRKFWDLYEDCPALDPAVAPIAYDRQDPHSQRLMKACDHDAFDISSEEIRRARRGYFANISYIDDKIGDILDALERTRMADNTIIFFVSDHGDMLGDRGLWFKMNFFEGSARVPLMMSVPGWKPGRIDQPVSTLDVTPTLAALAGIDIASLKPWTEGEDLAALAAGTGSRGPVPMEYAAEGSEAPLVCIRDGRYKLSLCEKDPPMLFDLEADPKELDNLAVNPAHADTLARLVEQARRRWNLADFDAAVRESQARRWVVYAALRNGAYYPWDYQPLQKASERYMRNHMDLNVLEESQRFPRQE from the coding sequence ATGGCGCGCCCGAATATTCTCATTCTGATGGTGGATCAGTTGAACGGGACCTTTTTTCCCGATGGGCCGGCCGATTTCCTTCATGCGCCGCATCTGAAATTCTTGGCGGAACGTTCCGTGCGTTTTGCCAATACCTATACGGCAAGCCCGCTCTGCGCACCGGCGCGGGCTTCCTTCATGTCCGGGCAATTGCCGAGCCGGACGCGCGTCTATGACAATGCCGCGGAATTTGCCTCTGATATTCCAACCTATGCGCATCATCTGCGCGCCGCCGGATACCAGACGGCACTTTCCGGCAAGATGCATTTCGTCGGCCCCGATCAGTTGCATGGCTTCGAGGAGCGTCTGACGACCGACATCTATCCGGCCGATTTCGGCTGGACGCCCGACTATACCAAGCCCGGCGAGCGCATCGACTGGTGGTATCACAATCTCGGCTCCGTCACCGGCGCCGGCGTCGCCGAGATCACCAACCAGATGGAATATGACGACGAGGTCGCCTACCACGCCACCCGCAAGCTGTTCGATCTGTCACGCGGCCATGACGAACGCCCCTGGTGCCTGACCGTCAGCTTCACCCATCCGCACGACCCCTATGTGGCGCGTCGCAAATTCTGGGACCTTTATGAGGATTGCCCGGCGCTTGACCCGGCGGTTGCGCCGATTGCCTATGATCGGCAGGATCCGCATTCGCAGCGGCTGATGAAAGCCTGCGACCACGACGCTTTCGACATCAGCTCGGAAGAGATCCGGCGGGCAAGGCGGGGCTACTTCGCCAACATCTCCTATATCGACGACAAGATCGGCGACATTCTCGACGCCCTCGAACGAACCCGCATGGCCGATAACACGATCATCTTCTTCGTTTCCGACCATGGCGACATGCTCGGCGACCGCGGCCTCTGGTTCAAGATGAATTTCTTCGAAGGATCGGCGCGCGTTCCGCTGATGATGTCGGTCCCCGGCTGGAAGCCGGGACGTATCGATCAGCCCGTCTCCACGCTCGACGTGACGCCGACGCTGGCTGCTCTTGCCGGGATTGATATCGCCTCGCTGAAACCATGGACCGAGGGCGAGGATCTCGCGGCCCTTGCCGCGGGAACCGGCAGCCGCGGCCCGGTGCCGATGGAATACGCCGCGGAGGGTTCGGAAGCGCCGCTCGTCTGCATCCGGGACGGACGCTACAAGCTCTCGCTCTGCGAGAAGGATCCGCCGATGCTGTTCGATCTCGAGGCCGATCCGAAGGAACTCGACAATCTCGCAGTCAACCCCGCACACGCCGACACCCTGGCACGGCTTGTCGAACAGGCACGTCGGCGCTGGAACCTTGCCGATTTCGACGCAGCCGTGCGCGAAAGCCAGGCGCGCCGCTGGGTGGTCTACGCGGCGCTGCGTAACGGCGCCTATTATCCCTGGGACTATCAGCCGCTGCAGAAAGCCTCGGAGCGCTATATGCGCAACCACATGGATCTGAACGTGCTGGAGGAAAGCCAGAGGTTTCCGCGCCAGGAATAA
- a CDS encoding LysR family transcriptional regulator, whose protein sequence is MPDHPIDLGWMRIFVEVARLGSFSAAATLLGLTQPAVSYQIRRLEEQFGVGLLRRQHRGVALTAEGERLLEVAAKAVADIDALARRFSAEAQRPIVRLRTDYAFSSLWLIPRIDGFRLLHPETDIQIVATQRFAADFRDEADVAVVFGTRAEFGAIGTLLLREKVVPVCTRGFLDRNGPFDDPGQLAKAVLIHLDTPMPSPWFDWRSYLTEFSVIRDINAGRDDISFNTYSLVVQAALSAQGVAIGWMGLVDTLLSARMLVEAGPPLEAKDRGYWLVPPRSASAHSEKLSTWLMNEAGKVG, encoded by the coding sequence ATGCCAGACCACCCGATTGATCTTGGATGGATGCGCATCTTCGTCGAGGTCGCAAGACTCGGGAGTTTTTCGGCAGCCGCAACGCTTCTCGGGCTGACCCAACCCGCCGTCAGCTACCAGATCCGCCGGCTGGAGGAGCAGTTCGGAGTCGGCCTGCTGCGCCGCCAGCATCGCGGCGTAGCGCTGACGGCCGAAGGCGAGCGGCTTCTTGAGGTCGCCGCCAAGGCGGTCGCTGACATCGATGCGCTGGCTCGCAGGTTCAGTGCCGAAGCGCAAAGGCCGATCGTCCGGCTCAGAACCGACTATGCCTTTTCGTCGCTTTGGCTAATCCCGCGCATCGATGGCTTTCGTCTTCTCCATCCGGAAACGGATATACAGATCGTCGCGACGCAGAGGTTTGCCGCCGATTTTCGCGACGAGGCAGATGTCGCGGTCGTTTTCGGTACGCGGGCGGAATTCGGCGCCATCGGGACGCTGCTGCTGCGGGAAAAGGTCGTGCCCGTCTGCACGCGGGGATTTCTCGATCGCAACGGCCCGTTCGACGATCCGGGGCAGCTTGCCAAAGCGGTTCTGATCCATCTCGACACGCCGATGCCGTCGCCCTGGTTCGACTGGCGCAGCTATTTGACCGAATTCTCCGTCATCCGCGACATCAATGCCGGCCGCGATGATATCAGCTTCAATACATACTCGCTGGTCGTTCAGGCTGCGCTGAGCGCCCAGGGCGTGGCGATCGGCTGGATGGGGCTCGTCGATACGCTGCTTTCCGCGCGCATGCTTGTCGAAGCCGGCCCGCCGCTGGAAGCGAAAGACCGCGGTTACTGGCTGGTGCCGCCGCGATCGGCAAGCGCCCACAGCGAGAAGCTCAGCACCTGGCTGATGAACGAGGCGGGGAAGGTCGGCTAG
- a CDS encoding HpcH/HpaI aldolase/citrate lyase family protein: protein MSAAEIDGFAARIRNHQGGMISAWVGIPDATLANHLAQEAFDAVVLDMQHGMWDMPAAANAVGQVRLAGKPALARIPVGDFASASRLLDAGASGIIAPMINSAEDAQAFVKTTKYPPLGERSWGPSLALNHMGLSGDDYLKNANALTVAIAMVETRAALEAIDGILGVAGIDGIFVGPSDLSIALSNGDQVAPNAAEIDSAMQHAVSRCRAHGKFACAYAADGERAGELLKFGFDLVIAGAETTQLRSGARRAINAARRIASGS from the coding sequence ATGAGCGCAGCTGAAATCGACGGTTTCGCGGCACGGATCAGGAACCACCAGGGCGGCATGATCTCCGCCTGGGTGGGTATTCCGGACGCCACGCTCGCCAACCACCTGGCGCAGGAGGCTTTCGACGCCGTCGTGCTGGATATGCAGCACGGTATGTGGGACATGCCGGCGGCAGCAAACGCCGTCGGCCAGGTGCGCCTCGCCGGCAAACCAGCCTTGGCGCGCATACCGGTCGGCGATTTCGCTTCCGCCTCGCGCCTGCTCGATGCCGGCGCCTCCGGCATCATCGCGCCGATGATCAATTCGGCCGAGGATGCACAAGCCTTCGTCAAGACCACGAAGTACCCGCCTCTCGGCGAGCGCAGCTGGGGACCGTCGCTGGCGCTGAATCATATGGGCCTGTCCGGTGATGATTATCTGAAGAACGCTAATGCTCTTACTGTCGCAATCGCCATGGTCGAGACCCGGGCGGCACTCGAGGCGATCGATGGCATTCTCGGCGTTGCCGGCATCGACGGCATTTTCGTCGGTCCTTCCGATCTTTCGATCGCGCTGTCGAACGGCGATCAGGTGGCGCCGAACGCCGCCGAGATCGACAGCGCCATGCAGCATGCGGTTTCGCGCTGCCGCGCCCACGGCAAATTCGCCTGCGCCTATGCCGCCGATGGCGAGCGGGCCGGCGAATTGCTGAAATTCGGCTTCGATCTGGTCATTGCCGGTGCGGAGACCACGCAGCTGCGCTCCGGCGCCCGCCGTGCCATCAATGCCGCCCGCAGGATCGCGTCAGGAAGCTAA
- a CDS encoding spermidine synthase, which produces MLPWIQLDSATIPGENGELRLKQRGSEFSIMLGANELMNSRLSGSEEALATLSWERIKAHPKPRILIGGLGMGFTLRAALAVLPEDAGVTVAELVPAVVAWARGPMAEVFKGCLDDPRVDIHQGDVGEAIRAGKAAFDAILLDVDNGPDGLTRKSNDRLYDFGGLRAARDALRPGGVLAVWSSGPDPDFTRRLKDSGFSVDAVNTRANGKRGGARHVIWLAVKPAR; this is translated from the coding sequence ATGCTGCCCTGGATCCAGCTCGATTCCGCGACCATTCCCGGTGAAAACGGTGAACTCAGGCTGAAGCAGCGCGGCAGCGAATTTTCGATCATGCTCGGCGCCAACGAACTGATGAACAGCCGTCTCAGCGGCTCGGAAGAAGCGCTGGCAACGCTTTCCTGGGAACGAATTAAGGCGCACCCGAAGCCAAGGATCTTGATCGGCGGGCTCGGCATGGGCTTTACGCTGCGCGCCGCTCTTGCCGTCCTGCCCGAAGATGCCGGCGTCACCGTCGCCGAACTGGTGCCGGCCGTGGTCGCCTGGGCGCGCGGGCCGATGGCGGAGGTGTTCAAGGGCTGCCTCGACGATCCCCGCGTCGACATCCATCAGGGCGATGTCGGCGAGGCGATCCGGGCCGGCAAGGCTGCCTTTGACGCCATCCTGCTTGATGTCGACAACGGCCCTGATGGCCTGACCCGCAAATCCAACGACCGGCTCTACGACTTCGGCGGCCTTCGCGCCGCCCGCGACGCGCTTCGCCCCGGCGGAGTGCTCGCCGTCTGGTCGTCCGGTCCCGACCCTGATTTCACCCGCCGCCTGAAGGACAGCGGCTTTTCCGTCGATGCCGTCAATACCCGCGCCAACGGCAAACGCGGCGGCGCCCGCCACGTCATCTGGCTGGCCGTCAAGCCGGCCCGCTGA
- a CDS encoding ABC transporter ATP-binding protein — protein MTDAILALDLVTKTFGHGSAAVHAARAISFSLHAGRALALVGESGSGKTTCARMAMREYLPTSGRILYKGRPVEGAKADEIARYRRSVQMIFQDPFASLNPAHTIAHHLSRPLKLHRPEIKGAEIDVAVRELLQRVRLDPDLVAPKYPHELSGGQRQRVNIARALAVKPEVIVADEPTSMLDVSVRLGVLNLLNEMKRELNLGLLYITHDIATARYVAEDIAVMYAGQIVEWGSVAKVIDNPLHPYTRLLLSAVPDPDVRFDDPKARLRPDEVEDIRRRSAVPQDDIVEFEQDHFMRMI, from the coding sequence ATGACGGACGCCATTCTCGCGCTCGACCTGGTGACGAAGACCTTCGGCCATGGTTCCGCGGCCGTGCATGCGGCCCGCGCCATCTCGTTTTCGCTGCATGCCGGCCGGGCGCTGGCGCTCGTCGGCGAATCCGGCAGTGGCAAGACCACCTGCGCCCGCATGGCGATGCGCGAATATCTGCCGACATCCGGCCGGATTCTCTACAAGGGCCGACCTGTGGAGGGGGCCAAGGCGGATGAGATCGCCCGCTACCGCCGCTCGGTGCAGATGATCTTCCAGGACCCCTTCGCCTCGCTCAATCCCGCCCACACCATCGCCCATCATCTCAGCCGGCCGCTGAAGCTGCATCGCCCGGAGATCAAAGGGGCAGAGATCGACGTCGCGGTCCGCGAACTGCTGCAGCGCGTCAGGCTCGATCCCGATCTCGTCGCGCCGAAATATCCGCATGAACTCTCCGGCGGTCAGCGCCAGCGCGTCAACATCGCTCGGGCCTTGGCCGTCAAGCCGGAGGTGATCGTCGCCGACGAACCGACCTCGATGCTCGATGTGTCGGTGCGCCTCGGCGTGCTGAACCTGTTGAACGAAATGAAGCGGGAGCTGAATCTCGGCCTGCTTTACATCACCCATGATATCGCCACCGCCCGTTACGTCGCCGAGGACATCGCCGTGATGTATGCCGGCCAGATCGTCGAATGGGGCAGCGTCGCCAAGGTGATCGACAATCCGCTGCATCCCTATACCCGGCTGCTGCTCTCAGCCGTGCCCGATCCGGATGTCCGCTTCGACGACCCGAAGGCCCGGCTGAGGCCCGACGAGGTGGAAGATATCCGCCGCCGTTCGGCCGTGCCGCAGGACGACATCGTCGAATTCGAGCAGGATCATTTCATGCGGATGATCTGA
- a CDS encoding ABC transporter ATP-binding protein yields the protein MTQPLLSVRNLTIDYIGEEKDFRAVDDVSFDVAPGEVFGLAGESGCGKSTIAFAISRLHRPPALIRKESRILLDGRDVLGLDRQALSAFRWREVAMVFQSAMNSLNPVLRIETQFYDMLRTHKNMSRAAARERTAEMLTLVDIAPDRMRDYPHQFSGGMRQRIVIAICMALDPKLVVMDEPTTALDVVVQREILQRINELRRSFGFSVLFITHDLGLMVQFCDRIGIMLAGRLVEQNTAEAIYRTPKHDYTKKLWASFPSLHGGVLL from the coding sequence GTGACGCAGCCGCTGCTCTCGGTCAGGAACCTCACCATCGATTATATCGGCGAGGAGAAGGATTTCCGCGCCGTTGACGATGTCAGCTTCGATGTCGCGCCCGGCGAGGTCTTCGGCCTTGCCGGCGAATCCGGCTGCGGCAAGAGCACAATCGCCTTTGCCATCAGCCGCCTGCACAGGCCACCGGCGCTGATCCGCAAGGAGAGCCGCATCCTGCTCGACGGCCGCGACGTGCTCGGCCTCGACCGGCAGGCGCTCAGCGCCTTCCGCTGGCGCGAGGTCGCCATGGTCTTCCAGAGCGCCATGAACTCGCTGAACCCGGTGCTGCGCATCGAAACGCAATTCTACGACATGCTGCGCACTCACAAGAACATGAGCCGCGCTGCAGCCCGCGAGCGCACCGCCGAGATGCTGACGCTGGTCGATATCGCGCCGGATCGCATGCGCGACTATCCGCACCAGTTCTCCGGCGGCATGCGCCAGCGCATCGTCATCGCCATCTGCATGGCGCTCGATCCGAAGCTCGTCGTCATGGACGAGCCGACGACGGCGCTCGACGTCGTCGTCCAGCGCGAAATCCTGCAGCGCATCAACGAACTGCGCCGCAGCTTCGGCTTTTCCGTGCTGTTCATCACCCATGATCTCGGGCTGATGGTGCAGTTCTGCGACCGCATCGGCATCATGCTCGCCGGCCGGCTGGTGGAGCAGAACACGGCCGAAGCGATCTACAGGACGCCCAAGCATGACTACACGAAAAAACTCTGGGCCTCCTTCCCCTCGCTGCATGGAGGAGTGCTGCTATGA
- a CDS encoding ABC transporter permease: protein MKTLLRNRKALTGLIIIVVIVIVAIAAPLLTQYDPAARTGRPHQPPSLDHILGTTRLGQDVFARLLYGARTSLAVGFGAGLLITLVGTALGIISGYRGGKTDEIISFFTNMVLVVPNLPLLLVLAAFIGQASPVVIALILGATSWAWGARVTRAETLSVKHKDFVKSAEMMGESQWRIMTFEIFPNVISIVGINFIGSVIFAIITEATLEFLGLGDPRAISWGTMLYNAQKASALSVGAWWDILTPCFALAFLGIGMSLLNFAVDEIANPRLRTGNHLKRWSLLVRSGEGRL, encoded by the coding sequence ATGAAGACCCTGCTTCGAAATCGCAAGGCGCTCACCGGTCTAATCATCATCGTCGTCATCGTCATCGTGGCGATCGCTGCACCGCTGCTGACGCAATATGATCCCGCCGCCCGCACCGGACGGCCGCACCAGCCGCCGTCGCTCGACCACATCCTCGGCACCACCCGCCTCGGCCAGGATGTCTTTGCCCGGCTGCTCTACGGCGCGCGAACCTCGCTTGCTGTCGGCTTCGGCGCCGGCCTGCTGATCACCCTCGTCGGTACCGCGCTCGGCATCATCTCCGGTTATCGCGGCGGCAAGACCGATGAGATCATCAGCTTCTTCACCAACATGGTGCTGGTCGTTCCCAATCTGCCGCTGCTCCTGGTGCTTGCCGCCTTCATCGGCCAGGCGAGCCCCGTCGTCATCGCTCTCATCCTCGGCGCCACCTCCTGGGCCTGGGGCGCCCGCGTCACCCGCGCCGAGACGCTTTCCGTCAAGCACAAGGATTTCGTCAAATCTGCCGAGATGATGGGCGAGTCGCAATGGCGCATTATGACCTTCGAGATTTTCCCCAACGTGATATCGATCGTCGGCATCAATTTCATCGGCAGCGTCATCTTCGCGATTATCACCGAGGCAACACTTGAGTTCCTCGGCCTCGGCGATCCCCGAGCAATCTCCTGGGGCACCATGCTCTACAACGCGCAGAAGGCCTCGGCTCTTTCGGTCGGCGCCTGGTGGGATATCCTCACTCCCTGCTTCGCGCTCGCCTTTCTCGGCATCGGCATGTCGCTCTTGAATTTCGCCGTCGACGAGATCGCCAATCCGCGACTGCGCACCGGCAATCACCTGAAGCGCTGGTCCCTGCTCGTCCGTTCCGGGGAGGGCCGCCTGTGA